Proteins encoded in a region of the Rutidosis leptorrhynchoides isolate AG116_Rl617_1_P2 chromosome 9, CSIRO_AGI_Rlap_v1, whole genome shotgun sequence genome:
- the LOC139868261 gene encoding uncharacterized protein, producing the protein MQVRLMVRQFFVYQFGDGREASACFDNLSNLGPISCLVLMEDIYDANIMRAKVRDICGMGFIQWPNGWQDKYPFLNSLVYPNFTNGKDMLGWKGSDDRIHKCTVSQVWESIRPHAPKVPWFNLVWFPKHAFVMWLLMGERLKTQDRLKPWELRANLELKCSLCHEYMLIDVANRNTVRIVMAKLCFTALVYSIWNERNRRIFKGAFSSVDQLFEFIRSNVRLKLMSLRFKNSSRVVRMKEEWQIG; encoded by the exons ATGCAGGTTAGACTGATGGTGCGACAATTTTTTGTTTACCAATTTGGTGATGGTAGGGAAGCTTCAGCGTGTTTCGACAACTTGAGCAATCTGGGCCCAATTTCATGCTTGGTTCTGATGGAGGATATCTATGATGCTAATATAATGCGTGCAAAAGTTAGAGATATTTGTGGCATGGGTTTTATACAGTGGCCAAATGGGTGGCAAGATAAATATCCTTTTTTAAACAGCTTGGTATATCCAAATTTCACTAATGGTAAAGATATGCTAGGATGGAAAGGGTCTGATGATAGAATCCACAAATGTACAGTTTCTCAGGTTTGGGAATCCATTCGCCCGCATGCTCCTAAGGTACCATGGTTCAATCTTGTTTGGTTTCCTAAACATGCTTTTGTGATGTGGCTTCTAATGGGAGAAAGGCTCAAGACTCAAGATCGACTGAAACCATGGGAATTAAGAGCTAATCTCGAGTTGAAATGCTCATTATGTCATGAAT ACATGCTAATTGATGTTGCTAACCGAAATACAGTTAGAATCGTGATGGCCAAATTATGTTTCACGGCTTTGGTATACTCCATTTGGAATGAAAGGAATCGCCGAATCTTTAAGGGAGCTTTCAGTTCGGTGGATCAATTGTTTGAATTTATTCGCTCCAATGTCCGGTTAAAACTTATGTCCCTTCGGTTTAAGAACTCAAGCCGTGTGGTTCGAATGAAAGAAGAATGGCAAATTGGATAG